DNA from Eucalyptus grandis isolate ANBG69807.140 chromosome 5, ASM1654582v1, whole genome shotgun sequence:
GTTCTGTGTGTGAAAAGAAGAatggaaggaagaagagaggtgGGCCGGCCacattcgattttctttttctttcttttcttttatgatcataattttcaataatgataatattttttttttctcattctcattcttttcttttcttttgatgaatttttttgaaaaatttaaaaattaacatTAGTGATGCAAATATTCCTAATGCTATTACGCAATgcaatttagtgatttttttttttgctaggtttgaaaattaatccctaattttctaatgataaaatttaggtgtcaacaagaagaagaaagtaaagagaaaaaaaaaaaatagcttaattctagaattgtttccaaggaacaaagaagtaacttttttttttttttttcttgattttgttccaaattattctcaagaagaaatctatttttggtagtagaaaaattaactaatgtcactaaatggatttttttttcaatgagcaaaagaatagaaatagtcTAGAATTGGTTAGTTACCGAAAAGATcctaaaagaacataaaatgaaaaacaaagattCAATGCCTCATCAGCTTGTGGAGAGTTGATAATGTTGGATGAAAGTTTAATAAAGGATATATTTGGAATTTGAGTAAAAGTTGGAAGTTTTTCTTgagataaaaaaagtttaaggtagAATTGGGACTAAActtaaagtttgattttttttataaaagttttaaatctatttcatttgtgtcaatttaattataaacattttaattagatcaatttacTTCGAAACATTTTACATTCGTGCCAATTGAattcattgactaattttaGCTAAAAATTGGTAGCGTGAACTTTAGCCTCTAATGAGACTTGTCCTTGTTTGAGGTTGGCGAGGTCACCCCTTGTCAAATCTGGCGGTGTTGACCTCGCCTGAGCCCGGTAAGGGCAACCTCATCGTTGTCACCTTTGGCCAGTCGCTAGTCATCATCGAGGCTCGGCAATTagtggagaaggaaaaaaaagaaaaagaaaataaaaagaaaagaacaaaagaacaatatataaaaaaaaaaaaattagaaaaaaataataaaaattataaaaattgtgcACAATAGAATCGGTCACACTAGATTGGATGGCCAACACGTCAGCTATGTCTAGCTAAAATTCGCTGAATGGATttaattgatacaaatgcaaaaaagtttagaactaaattggttcaattaaatgaTTTAGGATCAAATTCGCATCAATGCAacatgtttatgatttttgacaCTTTCCCAATTAGTTTTCGAAAGAAAACCTCCATGCGTTAAACagggaaattaaataaaaaaacaaaattaaagtcACCAATTTCCTAGGCCCATATTAAATCACCTTTGTTTCCTCCCATAGATACCATGAACGATTCTCAAGTTTTCTAAATTGTTCAATCCGCCATCATAAAAATGGCTTCACTGCCACCTTCTTCTCCGGCACATCAGTGAACCGCCACAAGCCAGAGCTGATCTCCCCGTCGCAGGCGACGCCACGCGAACTCAAGCCCCTCTCGGACCTGGACGACCAGGAGGGGCTTCGCTTTCAgtttcccttccttttcttctatCCCAACAGCCCCCCAATAAGAGGCCGAGAAGACCCGGCGAGAGTCGTCAAGGAAGCGCTCGGGAAGGCGCTCGTGTACTACTACCCGTTGGCCGGGCGTATCCGGAAAGGGCCGAACCGCATGCTCGCAGTGGACTGCACCGGCGAGGGGATCCTGTTCGTCGAGGCCGACGCCGACGTCAGCCTCGAGGAGCTCGGCGACTCCATGAGGCCGCCGTGCGGCTTTGTGGACGAGGTGTTGTGCGATGTGGGCGGGTCCGGCGGCATCATTGGGTGCCCTCTCTTGTTGGTTCAGGTTATCGACTGTAATGACAGAGATATGCCCTCCTGCTCTGAATAATCAACCTGCTGTAACTTCTGTAGTTTCTTACTGAGTTCCTTCCGATTTGTAGGTGACCCGTTTGAAATGCGGGGGCTTCATCCTTGGAATCCGGCTCAATCATGCCATTAGCGATTCCCTTGGCCTCATACAATTCCTGAAGGCGGCTGCAGAACTCGCAAGAGGCGCACACGTGCCGTCATGGCTACCTGTTTGGCAGAGAGAAATCCTCTGCGCTCGAGACCCGCCGCGAGCGACGTGCAGGCACCCTGAGTTCGAGGATGTGGTCGACGACGCCAGAAGCGCTGCCGTGACGTTGGACCCCAAGAACATGGTACACAGATCCTTCTTTTTCGGCCCGCGCCAAGTGGCGTCAATCAAGAAAGGCCTCCCTCACCACCTGGTCTCGAGATCCTCCACCTACGAGTTACTTACGGCATGCCTGTGGAAGtgggaaaagtactaaaataGTACTAAATCTTTAGTATTGatactaattcaatcttaaacttttcaatcaatcaattctaATTCTAAACCTTTACACGGCACCACCCGCTCATTCGGCTAATTTAAGCCGTAAATTGCTGATGCTGGTCGGCGGTGGTCTTATGTGACACCAcatgaacaaattttataattatatatatatatatatatatatatttttttttcagatttttaaatttattatttttctttttttccttttttttttttttttcttttctccttatcgtttggccgggcgaggtcgtTGGGCCGACCATCGTCGGCCACCACCGGGTCTGGGATGAGAGGCCCCGTGCCTTCACCGGTCACCGGCGAGGGTCGAAACCTCGTTGGCCAATTGGTGAGAGCCTTTGCGCCCCGTTGGCCACTGTGTGAGGGCGTGGCGCCCTCACTCAAGGCGGGCGAGGGTGCGGCGGCCCATGCTCGTGGCAAGTGAGGGTGcggtggccctcgcctagatccggtgagggcaaGATGCCTCGCCCGCCATGAACAAGGGCAGCTGGGCCcgccagatctaggcgagggctacggcggcctcgccgtggcgggcgagggTGTGTGCGCCACCGCGCCCGCCCGTGGCCGATGAGGGTGCAAAGGTCCTCCTTGGCCAACGGGtgagggtgccctcgccggccataggcgagggtgCGGTGGCCCTCGCCTTGGCTAGCCTGTGGCTGGCAATGGTTGGCTGGCTGGCGACCTCGCCGCCAAGTGgataagggagaaaagaaagagaaaaatctgaaaaaaattataatatttatccACGCTTGCGCCACATGAGACCGCTGGCGGCCATGTCAAGCAATTTTTGGCTTAAATTAGCTCGATTGAACctgaatttgtaccaatataaaaatgtttttggtgattaaatttggccaaattaaaaagtttttaaGATCGAATTTGATCAATGCAAAAGGTTTGATGACTATTTTGCAGATTTCTTTTCCTATGGAAGTGCCGCACAATCGCCCTCGAGATTGAGCCAGACGATGCCGTCTGCCTATCGTCCATGATTAATGCGCGAGGCAAGCAAGGCCTCAGTGTGCCTCGTGGTTATCACGGGAACACGTCGGTGTATTCAACAGTGCTTTCGAAGGCGGGCCATCTGTGCAACAATCCGCTGGGATACGCGGTTGAGTTAGTGAAGAAAGCGAAAGAAATGGTGAGTGAAGAATATGTGAGGTCCTCCATTTATTTTCCTGCCGAGAAATCCGTTCCTCTGAGTACATGTACAAACTATGTCCGATCTCAATGATGGATCTATTCTTGAATGCTAGCGGCAGAGTCTGCTTTCTATTTGGAGCTGTGAATGCTGTCTGAGCTGTGAATGCTGTCGGTTTCTCCTCACAtgaatacttttctttttcttctctgtctctgtctaTTGCAAATGATGCTCGGAGCATCTGCTCTGGCAAAGTAGGTACCCACCATAGCTTCTCTGCTTAGATGCTCAAATGGGTTCGCTGTGAGCCTGTGATACAGCTATACTTGGTCATGTGTGTGGTCATCTTCATAGTTGTCCTGTATATGATGAATTCCAGATCCATTGTTTGACGAGTCCTGCTGCATAATTGAAGCTGTAGCTGAGGTCACCAGTCCCCTGTCCTCTGTTTTGGTTCTACTCGATCTGAAATGCTTGGATGTAGTTAAATTTTTGTTGGTGCTCTGTGTATAGCTCACTCGTTGAGTTACTCAGAAcatatttattatttaggaGTTTAGAGATCATCCAAtctgtaaatcaattttgttaatAAGTTATTATACAATGACAAACTGGAAATGCTCTTGGCATTTATCGTTGGTGGTTTTAGCTCTTACAGCTTTTGCGGCATTTGTTAAACATTATTATCAAATGATTTTATAGTTGATATTATAGGTTTTATCAACGACGTTTGACGCAACGTCTTCTTAAGAAAGAAACGCATAAGATATTTTTGACTTGTAAAGGTTGCccttggaaaacatttttgtgaTTAAATATGACAATTAATGTTTTGCAGACACTGAAAAATGagttatgtttttatttttggatcgAAACATGAGACATATTATAAGGCACTGATTTCTGAAGTTCTCTTTCACAACCATAAAGAGGGCTACGTCACCTTCGTCACCAAGTCGTCGATTGAGGGTGGCCGACGGTGGCTGTTGGtccgaggagagagagagagagagagagagagaggatgggtGTTTAGTACTTATGGCGAGTATTGATTTGGCATGGCGAGGTCCA
Protein-coding regions in this window:
- the LOC104446191 gene encoding alcohol acyl transferase 1 allele RGb-like; the protein is MANTYHERFSSFLNCSIRHHKNGFTATFFSGTSVNRHKPELISPSQATPRELKPLSDLDDQEGLRFQFPFLFFYPNSPPIRGREDPARVVKEALGKALVYYYPLAGRIRKGPNRMLAVDCTGEGILFVEADADVSLEELGDSMRPPCGFVDEVLCDVGGSGGIIGCPLLLVQVTRLKCGGFILGIRLNHAISDSLGLIQFLKAAAELARGAHVPSWLPVWQREILCARDPPRATCRHPEFEDVVDDARSAAVTLDPKNMVHRSFFFGPRQVASIKKGLPHHLVSRSSTYELLTACLWKWEKY